The stretch of DNA CCCTTCGCCCCGACCTCGTGCTTCCGCCGATGAGCTGGCTAGGAAAGTTAGGGTTCGGCCTTGGCGGCCGAGCTGCGACGGAGGCGTCGTCAGCGGTCGCGCAGGGCCCTGACGACGACGCGCCGGCGGCCGGGCAGGAGTTTGCCCAGTTCGGCGCCGGCTGCTTCTGGGGCGTCGAGCTTGCCTTCCAGCGGGTGCCTGGTGTGACCAAGACGGAGGTTGGCTACAGCCAGGGGAGCCTCCACGAGCCCACCTACGAGGATGTGTGCACCGGCGCCACCAACCACGCCGAGGTGGTACGGGTGCAGTACGACCCCCTGGCGTGCAGCTACGATGACCTGCTCCAAGTGTTCTGGGCGCGGCATGACCCTACCACTATCAACCGCCAGGTGACATCTCTGAGCCTCAACAGAGGTTTGATTCTGTGTTTTGATTAATACTTCTTTCTTCTAGTGTTGGTTTTACAATCCTAATTCTTGTGGTCGGATTGAGTTTGTTGTCCATATGCTATGATAAATGTTTGATTTTATTGGTCCATGGGATCTCAGTGAACCTGTCATGTTTCTTGTTTGGATTGCTCTTGCTATTGAACACTTTTTAATCCAGATAATCTTTGACATGAATGCCTAATTTGAGGTCTTCTTGGTAACCAGCAATCCAATGTTAGATTTTGGATGCAATATAATAATAGCTTAGTTTCGAGATGGAAGCTGCATATGCCCACATGTCTTTATGTTAAAATATGCTTGGCAGGTCTGAAAACTGAATTTGACGACATAGGCATGATCAAAGAAATCAGGGGACAAGGATGAGTATCTGGATAATGTAAAGAGATGATGCTTTATGGTATAGCTACACTTTACAATGAGGTTTAGAAAGTTTGACATGTATCTATGGTTTATCTTATAGAAGAGCTAGTGAAGattgtgctttttttttttaaatatatgatgACCGTGGATTCTCACTGTTTTCTTGGTGCATATCATTGGCGAGGAACACCTAATGACTAAAGTCATTATCCTTGTTAACAATTTTGAATGTGAATGCAAGCTGGGAAAGTTTCATCAGCATTGTTGATGATCTATAGAATGGTTAATTTGAATTTTGACCGAGTTATGTCATCAAAGGTAGCTTTCAATTTTTAGACTTCTGTCTAGACACATGGGCAATGGTGCTGCACGATCTAATTTGCATTGTAGTTGAGCTTTCGCTGAATTATGCACTTTCTCTCAAGCAAAGTCATTGTCCTGTGCTCAATATTGACAAATATTCTCATGCTTTGTAAAGAAAACTAAGTCTGAAGGATCAAGGAGCTGTACACTATTGACCTTGTTGACAATGTTTGAGTTAAAAGCAAGTTGCACAATTGAAAATTTAAAGCCTAAATTGTGTAGGACTGGACTATCTGTGTTGTGGGATTTTATCCTCTCAGAGGAAAATTAACACTGTGATGTACAAGGCCAACTTGGTCTATTAGCTGAGGAGAAGTGAGCAAGAGACACTGGAACTTTTGGGAACAGGCAAGTCACATTAGTTTGATTACATTGAGCTAACATCCTTCATCTCTGCTAAGTTAGGAATCAAACTGCTAATGGCTATGATAGTATGTTAAGAGGCCCCTTCGTAGAATGATAGCGATATATGTCAATGGTGTTTGATACTCTTTAGGTCCATTGAATCATCTTAATCCTTTCATCTCTGCTAGGTAAGGGGTCAAACTCATAAATGAGGTCCATTGACTCATCTTTAATCTTATCATCTCTGCTTGGTAAGTGGCCAAATTGGTGAAAGAGGTCTATTGAATTATCTTAATGCTTTCATCTATGCCAGGTAAGGAGTCAAACTGTTAAAGGCTATCATAGCTATCTAAGAAGGCCCCCCTTTTATTGTCAGTATAGCATAGTTGCAACATTCTTAATAACATAGTTTGACTCTGTAATAGGTCCCATGCTTTCCCAATATATGATTTATTTGTTGATGCTCTATGCAGGGCCTGACAAAATATTTGTCAATGGTATCCGTTTTTCAACCTTTTCTTCAATTCTTTCAATTTTACACTGACCAATGATTCTTAGTACTCTCAGAATACACAAGGCCTCAGACATACAAAGCTAAATTGTTCTTCTCAACAATGCAGCTACTTGATGTCTAACATTCTGATTAATAATTGCACTGACTATGAAATTTCTTGttgaatttcataaaaggcagttGAGGTAAGAAGCTAATCACAACTATGATTACCTTTCGTCATTGGTAGTTGGAAAGTCCACGTCTTGTTATGTGAAGTGACCTTGAAACTAGCCCACTATGTTCATTAGTAATAGGATTGTGAATCAGTTGACTGAACTTGGGTGCATGTAGCACCCAACCCTCTTGTGTCCCCCACCAGTGGTTTCATGCTCATATTTATGAAGCAAGAACCTCTGGGAGAAAGTTCTATTAGTTCACATGGCCATATAGGTCTTAGAGTTTCAAGGTCATTCCCTCATAATTAAATGTGTTGCATGTTTTAGTAAGTTGAGGAATCTGATTGTAGTTCAATTTCATGATAGATTTAGGAAATAGGTGGTGCATTTCACTATTTTATGTGTGCTTAGGTTAGATGGAAATAGTTTTTTGTTCTTAGAAGATAATTATGGAATAAGCCATGAAATAGGTTTGCTCGTAATGAGACTGATCCTGAAGTTTTTTAAAAACCAAAGTGTTCTTTTTTTTTAGGCCAGACCCCTGTGGTAATTGGTAGCTACACATATTGCATGATAGGTGACTCCAGCAAGACTTATCCTTGCCTCATTTGCTACTCGGTGATCTTATGGATCCATCCCATCCATCATGTATGGTAACATTCTCTGCCTTCTTGGATCATATTGGACAAGTCCAAGATAGATCAAGTATGCACCATTGCTAACAATGGTCTTATTGGTCTTAGGATGTTAAAGAACCAT from Musa acuminata AAA Group cultivar baxijiao chromosome BXJ2-11, Cavendish_Baxijiao_AAA, whole genome shotgun sequence encodes:
- the LOC135627670 gene encoding peptide methionine sulfoxide reductase A4, chloroplastic-like; protein product: MSWLGKLGFGLGGRAATEASSAVAQGPDDDAPAAGQEFAQFGAGCFWGVELAFQRVPGVTKTEVGYSQGSLHEPTYEDVCTGATNHAEVVRVQYDPLACSYDDLLQVFWARHDPTTINRQANDVGTQYRSGIYYYTQEQEKAARETMEKHQEVLDRKIVTEILPAKKFYRAEEYHQQYLEKGGRFGSKQSAAKGCSDPIRCYG